The Micromonospora sp. Llam0 genome contains a region encoding:
- a CDS encoding RNA polymerase sigma factor yields the protein MSMTRDLRARARAGDAAAFGELFDRYAKTVYNHAFRLTADWASAEDVMSTTFLQAWRLRGRIDADGGSLRAWLLGIATNVARNAQRSNRRYRTAVAAFASAEAAGGGGVADHADHVGRRLDDERRLGHVLTALAALRRQEREVVTLCLWEELDYASAAAALGVPVGTVRSRLSRARRKLRDLLGVPPQLGTGQAEPAPLPGQVRGDRDSAVRTVTEGTR from the coding sequence ATGAGCATGACGAGGGACCTACGTGCCCGGGCGCGGGCCGGTGACGCCGCCGCCTTCGGCGAGCTGTTCGACCGGTACGCGAAGACGGTGTACAACCACGCGTTCCGGTTGACGGCCGACTGGGCGAGCGCCGAGGACGTGATGTCGACGACGTTCCTGCAGGCCTGGCGGCTGCGGGGGCGCATCGACGCCGACGGTGGCTCGCTGCGTGCCTGGCTGCTCGGCATCGCCACCAACGTGGCCCGCAACGCCCAGCGGAGCAACCGGCGCTACCGGACGGCGGTCGCCGCGTTCGCCTCCGCCGAGGCGGCCGGCGGTGGCGGCGTCGCCGACCACGCCGACCACGTCGGCCGCCGCCTCGACGACGAACGCCGGCTCGGCCATGTGCTGACCGCGCTCGCGGCGCTGCGCCGTCAGGAACGCGAGGTGGTCACCCTCTGCCTGTGGGAGGAGTTGGACTACGCCTCGGCCGCTGCGGCGCTCGGCGTACCGGTCGGCACCGTCCGGTCCCGGCTGTCGCGCGCCCGCCGCAAACTCCGCGACCTGCTCGGCGTCCCACCTCAGCTGGGCACCGGGCAGGCGGAACCCGCGCCGCTGCCCGGACAGGTAAGAGGTGACCGCGATTCTGCGGTACGGACCGTCACGGAGGGAACCCGATGA
- a CDS encoding SIMPL domain-containing protein encodes MQLIERPWGVTAFGAASVKAMPGLVRVRFRVVRVEQTPSEAFATAAEAVRAVRQALREHGVVDSAVERSRLDLKSSWSGYGPERAFLGYQCQASFAVESDRLDIVQQLLDDVVAAGANEIEAVEFDVTTKGEMRAEARRQAVAAARSKAELYAEAAGIRLGTVVHIDDVDPENVGHERYRGHGSGGQASAQDLAPGHVVVSAAVILGFSITHG; translated from the coding sequence ATGCAATTGATTGAGCGGCCCTGGGGTGTGACCGCGTTCGGCGCGGCAAGCGTAAAGGCCATGCCGGGTCTGGTCCGGGTCAGGTTCCGGGTGGTACGGGTAGAGCAGACTCCCTCGGAGGCTTTCGCTACCGCAGCCGAAGCGGTACGCGCGGTGCGTCAGGCACTGCGGGAGCACGGCGTCGTCGACAGCGCGGTAGAGCGTTCCCGCCTGGATCTGAAAAGTTCGTGGAGTGGCTACGGTCCGGAGCGGGCGTTCCTCGGATACCAGTGTCAGGCGTCGTTCGCCGTGGAGTCGGACCGGCTGGACATCGTCCAGCAGTTGCTAGATGACGTCGTGGCCGCTGGTGCAAACGAGATCGAGGCGGTGGAATTCGATGTCACGACAAAGGGCGAGATGCGCGCGGAGGCTCGACGTCAAGCGGTTGCCGCCGCCCGGAGCAAGGCCGAGCTGTACGCCGAAGCGGCCGGTATCCGGCTCGGTACGGTCGTGCACATCGATGATGTCGATCCAGAGAATGTGGGACACGAGCGCTACCGTGGGCACGGATCTGGCGGGCAGGCTTCCGCCCAGGACCTCGCACCCGGGCACGTGGTGGTCTCCGCTGCGGTGATCCTCGGCTTCTCGATCACCCACGGCTGA
- a CDS encoding O-acetyl-ADP-ribose deacetylase, with the protein MAVIEVVVGDITREDVDAIVTAANESLLGGGGVDGAVHRAAGPRLARAGGAIAPCEPGDAKATPAFDLDPPVRHVIHTVGPIWEGGDHGEAEILASCYRCSLRVADEIGARTIAFPAIATGVYGFPADRAARIAVQTVTAAPTSVERIRLVAFDEATATHLRSALATTG; encoded by the coding sequence GTGGCAGTCATCGAGGTCGTCGTCGGCGACATCACCCGTGAGGACGTCGACGCCATCGTCACCGCCGCCAACGAGTCACTGCTCGGCGGCGGTGGAGTCGACGGGGCCGTTCACCGTGCGGCCGGCCCCCGCCTGGCGCGGGCCGGCGGTGCGATCGCCCCCTGCGAGCCGGGTGACGCCAAGGCGACACCCGCGTTCGACCTCGACCCGCCGGTACGGCACGTCATCCATACCGTCGGGCCGATCTGGGAAGGCGGCGACCACGGCGAAGCCGAGATTCTGGCCTCCTGCTACCGGTGCAGCCTGCGGGTCGCCGACGAGATCGGCGCTCGGACGATCGCCTTCCCCGCGATCGCCACCGGCGTGTACGGCTTCCCTGCCGACCGGGCCGCCCGGATCGCCGTTCAGACCGTCACCGCCGCCCCGACCTCCGTGGAACGGATCCGACTCGTCGCGTTCGACGAGGCCACCGCGACGCACCTCCGGTCCGCGCTGGCCACCACCGGCTGA
- a CDS encoding GyrI-like domain-containing protein: MRIVSREPVVVVGLPVVAPFQELSRLVPTAWRQLFDRCADLPPSADGTFAEASYHLGEGRYQEVVGVAVSPQAPISGQWTTAHVPGGDWAYCRHTGPVAEIGDTFGAIEQWLRDQGRTVGGMKLDLGYRSDAQPQVHELYVHVPDSGQA, translated from the coding sequence ATGCGGATCGTCAGCCGGGAGCCGGTCGTCGTGGTCGGCCTGCCGGTCGTCGCGCCGTTCCAAGAGCTGAGCAGGCTGGTCCCCACCGCGTGGCGGCAGCTGTTCGACCGGTGCGCGGACCTGCCGCCGTCCGCCGACGGCACCTTCGCCGAGGCGAGCTACCACCTTGGTGAGGGGCGGTACCAGGAAGTCGTCGGGGTGGCTGTATCACCACAGGCGCCCATCTCCGGTCAATGGACAACCGCCCACGTTCCGGGGGGCGACTGGGCATACTGCCGGCACACCGGGCCGGTGGCGGAGATCGGGGACACGTTCGGCGCCATCGAACAGTGGCTGCGCGACCAGGGACGGACGGTCGGCGGCATGAAGCTCGACCTCGGCTACCGGTCTGACGCCCAGCCGCAGGTGCACGAACTCTACGTGCACGTACCGGACTCCGGCCAGGCGTAG
- a CDS encoding transposase family protein, which yields MDTLFGLTGVRVVEVDTEPDDSVTVYVQTAVTVVCPGCATPAARIKERVTGRIRDVPYGGRRIRVVWWKQRWSCLNEDCPRGSFTESVTDLPTRSRLTPRLRRSCARSVSDSGRTVAEVAASHGVSWHTAHDAFTATVDPVLAGEPEPVTDLGIDEVRRGRPRLAADPDTGRTRQIADRWHTGFTDLSGPQGLLGQVEGRRTADVTAWLEQRDPAWLAGIRTVSIDMCPAFRAAVPRGTTPRPAVRGPVPPGPTRQQDAHHRPVAHRQEQVRPSGP from the coding sequence GTGGACACCCTGTTCGGGTTGACGGGTGTGCGGGTCGTCGAGGTCGACACCGAACCCGACGACAGCGTGACGGTGTATGTACAGACGGCGGTGACCGTGGTGTGTCCCGGCTGCGCCACTCCAGCGGCACGGATCAAGGAACGCGTCACCGGCCGGATACGCGATGTGCCCTACGGCGGCCGCCGGATCCGAGTGGTGTGGTGGAAACAGCGCTGGTCATGCCTGAACGAAGACTGTCCACGCGGGAGTTTCACCGAGTCCGTGACCGATCTGCCGACGCGTTCGCGGTTGACGCCCCGACTGCGACGGTCCTGCGCGCGGTCCGTCAGCGACTCCGGGCGCACCGTCGCCGAGGTCGCCGCCAGTCACGGGGTGTCCTGGCACACCGCGCACGACGCGTTCACCGCCACCGTCGATCCGGTACTGGCCGGCGAACCGGAACCGGTCACCGACCTCGGTATCGACGAGGTCCGCCGGGGCCGTCCCCGACTGGCCGCCGACCCGGACACCGGCCGGACACGGCAGATCGCCGACAGGTGGCACACCGGCTTCACCGACCTGTCCGGGCCACAGGGCCTACTCGGCCAGGTCGAAGGCCGCCGCACCGCCGACGTCACCGCCTGGCTCGAACAGCGGGACCCGGCCTGGCTGGCCGGAATCCGCACGGTCTCGATCGACATGTGCCCCGCGTTCCGCGCCGCCGTCCCGCGAGGCACTACCCCACGCCCTGCTGTGCGTGGACCCGTTCCACCCGGTCCAACTCGCCAACAGGATGCTCACCACCGTCCGGTGGCGCATCGTCAGGAACAAGTACGGCCGTCGGGGCCGTAA
- a CDS encoding transposase gives MDPFHPVQLANRMLTTVRWRIVRNKYGRRGRKTDPEYGIKRLLTRNREDLSPPQLAKLWNTMADDPTLTDPHLAWITKEHLRDLLALRITRSHTTPAPSLARDHWATLLTWCADHAHVDEIAAFARTLDTWRDEIVNAVLTGASNAGSEGINRIQKLDARAAFGYRNPDNQRRRARTATRRPRKRSPNAISRNRLWVTGPQHHPD, from the coding sequence GTGGACCCGTTCCACCCGGTCCAACTCGCCAACAGGATGCTCACCACCGTCCGGTGGCGCATCGTCAGGAACAAGTACGGCCGTCGGGGCCGTAAGACCGACCCCGAGTACGGCATCAAACGACTCCTGACCCGCAACCGGGAGGACCTGTCCCCACCACAACTCGCGAAGCTGTGGAACACCATGGCCGACGACCCGACGCTGACCGACCCGCACCTGGCCTGGATCACGAAGGAACACCTCCGCGACCTGCTCGCCCTACGGATCACCCGCAGCCACACCACCCCCGCGCCCAGCCTCGCGCGTGACCACTGGGCCACCCTGCTGACCTGGTGCGCCGACCACGCCCACGTCGACGAGATCGCCGCGTTCGCCCGTACCCTCGACACCTGGCGCGACGAGATCGTCAACGCCGTCCTCACCGGCGCGTCCAACGCCGGCAGCGAAGGCATCAACCGAATCCAGAAACTCGACGCCCGCGCCGCGTTCGGCTACCGCAACCCCGACAACCAACGCCGCCGCGCCCGAACAGCGACCCGACGACCCCGCAAACGATCACCCAACGCAATCAGCCGCAATCGACTCTGGGTAACCGGACCACAACACCACCCCGACTAA
- a CDS encoding VOC family protein produces MSRKFQVTFDAHDPPALSTFWRDTLGYVHPGPPGVELPEGADPLAAWGEFLAKIGVPEDQRNTRSAIEDADGEGPRLFFQQVPEDKIAKNRVHLDVRAAPGLHGEERMAALEAECDRLIKLGATRVRRFDPEPPIGAGHIVMTDPEGNEFCLD; encoded by the coding sequence ATGAGCCGCAAGTTTCAAGTCACCTTCGACGCGCACGACCCGCCCGCACTGTCCACGTTCTGGCGCGACACCCTCGGGTACGTCCATCCCGGCCCGCCCGGCGTCGAGCTGCCCGAGGGTGCCGACCCGCTGGCCGCGTGGGGCGAGTTCCTGGCGAAGATCGGCGTCCCGGAGGACCAGCGCAACACCAGGTCCGCCATCGAGGACGCGGACGGCGAAGGCCCCCGGCTGTTCTTTCAGCAGGTTCCGGAAGACAAGATCGCAAAAAATCGCGTGCACCTCGACGTCCGGGCAGCTCCCGGACTGCACGGCGAGGAGCGTATGGCAGCACTGGAAGCCGAGTGCGACCGCCTCATCAAGCTGGGAGCAACACGAGTGCGCCGCTTCGATCCCGAACCCCCAATCGGCGCCGGCCACATCGTGATGACCGACCCCGAGGGCAACGAGTTCTGCCTCGACTGA
- a CDS encoding RNA polymerase sigma factor, producing the protein MDRVRRDALLVVRAQLGDRRALAELVGYWHEPVWRYVRRMVDRSGPADDVSQEVWAGALKVLPALKEPERFAPWLFTIARRSVMDHLRDKYRQVDPLDGEPAGGDEVAAVLDQAQVAEGLAELPVCEREVLILFYLHDLALEECAQVLAIPVGTVKSRLFRARRLLRDHMIEKGYPG; encoded by the coding sequence GTGGATCGGGTCAGACGCGACGCGTTGCTGGTTGTGCGGGCGCAGCTGGGGGACCGGCGGGCGCTGGCCGAGCTCGTCGGGTACTGGCACGAACCGGTGTGGCGGTACGTGCGGCGAATGGTCGACCGGTCCGGCCCGGCCGACGATGTGAGCCAGGAGGTGTGGGCCGGTGCGCTGAAGGTCCTCCCGGCCCTCAAGGAGCCGGAACGGTTCGCGCCGTGGCTGTTCACGATCGCCCGGCGTTCGGTGATGGACCACCTGCGGGACAAGTACCGCCAGGTCGATCCGCTCGACGGTGAGCCGGCCGGGGGCGACGAGGTCGCTGCGGTGTTGGACCAGGCGCAGGTCGCTGAGGGCCTGGCCGAGTTACCAGTATGCGAACGCGAGGTGCTGATCTTGTTCTATCTCCACGACCTGGCACTGGAGGAGTGCGCGCAGGTGCTGGCGATCCCGGTGGGGACGGTGAAGTCCCGGTTGTTCCGCGCGCGACGGCTGCTGCGTGACCACATGATTGAGAAGGGATATCCAGGATGA
- a CDS encoding SDR family NAD(P)-dependent oxidoreductase translates to MTTQTWIITGAARGFGRALAESALAAGDHVVAAVRRPDSMAVLAAKYPDNFLIAHFDARDITAAPSLVRATLDRFGQLDVLVNNAGRAVVGAVEEVSDAQLRELMDLHLFGPAALVRAALPAMRTRGAGTIVQMSSQGGRMSFPGVSAYSASKFALEGWSEALAGEVAPFGIRVMIVEPSRFRTDFNAADVLEFTEASETYRDLLAAVRADMAGTDGRQEGDPTRAAEIIVSLAHSDEVPLRLPLGREAVERISGVYRRGLDEVERWAETARSADFDGVPASVRPI, encoded by the coding sequence ATGACGACACAGACCTGGATCATCACCGGCGCGGCCCGCGGTTTCGGGCGAGCACTGGCGGAGTCGGCGCTCGCAGCGGGCGACCATGTGGTGGCGGCGGTACGCCGGCCGGACAGCATGGCCGTCCTGGCGGCCAAATACCCCGACAACTTTCTGATCGCGCACTTCGACGCCCGAGACATCACTGCGGCACCGTCGCTCGTGCGGGCCACCCTCGACCGCTTCGGTCAGCTCGACGTTCTCGTCAACAACGCGGGCCGGGCCGTGGTCGGAGCGGTCGAGGAGGTCAGCGACGCACAGCTGCGCGAGCTGATGGATCTGCACCTGTTCGGCCCGGCCGCGCTCGTGCGGGCGGCGCTGCCCGCGATGCGTACACGGGGCGCCGGAACGATCGTGCAGATGAGCAGCCAGGGCGGACGGATGTCGTTCCCCGGCGTGTCGGCCTACTCCGCGTCGAAGTTCGCCCTCGAAGGCTGGTCCGAGGCCCTGGCCGGAGAGGTCGCACCGTTCGGCATCCGCGTCATGATCGTCGAACCGAGCCGGTTCCGGACTGACTTCAACGCCGCCGACGTGCTCGAATTCACTGAGGCGTCCGAAACCTACCGTGACCTGCTCGCCGCCGTCCGCGCGGACATGGCCGGGACCGACGGCCGCCAGGAAGGTGACCCAACGCGGGCGGCTGAGATCATCGTGTCCCTCGCACACAGCGACGAGGTGCCGCTGCGCCTGCCGCTCGGGCGCGAAGCGGTCGAGCGTATCTCGGGCGTGTACCGGCGTGGTCTGGACGAGGTCGAGAGGTGGGCCGAGACTGCCCGCAGCGCCGACTTCGACGGCGTCCCGGCGTCGGTCCGGCCGATCTAA
- a CDS encoding VOC family protein, whose protein sequence is MALSARVRKRRPAATQILWSAIRGSVCPASWAAVAPAFRRRQGRQESAPPRCAGRHRARGDERLAALESECARLLPLGATRVQLLRADGVNESCLVMQNIEGNEFCLD, encoded by the coding sequence ATGGCTTTGAGCGCGCGCGTACGCAAACGCAGACCCGCTGCGACGCAAATCCTCTGGTCGGCCATAAGGGGCAGCGTCTGCCCTGCGTCTTGGGCAGCGGTTGCCCCCGCGTTTCGCCGAAGGCAAGGTCGTCAAGAATCAGCTCCACCTCGATGTGCGGGTCGGCACCGGGCTCGTGGGGACGAACGCCTGGCCGCGCTTGAGTCTGAGTGCGCACGACTGCTCCCGCTCGGTGCGACACGCGTGCAACTGCTACGCGCAGACGGCGTCAACGAGTCGTGCCTCGTGATGCAGAACATCGAGGGCAACGAGTTCTGTCTCGACTGA
- a CDS encoding SDR family oxidoreductase yields MRVFLTGASGHLGSAVVPELLSAGHEVVGLARSDTSAAAIEKLGAQARRGDLSDLDVLREEAAASDGVIHLAFRHDLMLSGDTAGAAEADLDALKALADGLDGSGKPLVGTSGTAMLAMGGIDGRPGTERDAFPSGYRIDAENLVADLASRRVRSCVVRLAPTVHSSLDHYGFITVIIAAARQHGYAAYVGEGANLWPAVHTLDAAELYRLALEKAPAGSRLHAAADAGVPFQQIAAAIGRNLDIPVRSISPDEANDYFGFLGSFAQMDNPTSSAITRELLGWAPAHPGLIADLDEGHYFQA; encoded by the coding sequence CCCGCTCCGACACGTCCGCCGCCGCGATCGAGAAGCTCGGCGCTCAGGCACGCCGCGGCGACCTGTCCGACCTCGACGTCCTCCGCGAAGAAGCAGCCGCCTCCGACGGGGTCATCCACCTCGCCTTCCGCCACGACCTCATGCTCAGTGGCGACACGGCCGGCGCCGCCGAGGCCGACCTGGACGCCCTCAAGGCACTCGCCGACGGCCTGGACGGCTCCGGCAAACCTCTGGTCGGCACGAGCGGGACGGCCATGCTCGCGATGGGCGGCATCGACGGCCGCCCCGGCACCGAACGCGACGCCTTCCCGAGCGGCTACCGGATCGACGCTGAGAACCTCGTAGCCGACCTTGCCTCCCGTCGTGTGCGCTCCTGCGTCGTCCGGCTAGCGCCCACAGTGCACAGCTCGCTCGACCACTACGGCTTCATCACCGTCATCATCGCTGCCGCCCGGCAACACGGGTACGCCGCATACGTCGGCGAGGGCGCCAACCTGTGGCCGGCCGTGCACACGCTCGACGCGGCTGAGCTCTACCGGCTCGCCCTCGAAAAGGCACCGGCCGGTTCGCGCCTGCACGCGGCAGCCGACGCAGGAGTCCCCTTCCAGCAGATCGCTGCTGCCATCGGCCGCAACCTCGACATCCCGGTCCGAAGCATCAGCCCCGACGAGGCGAATGACTACTTCGGCTTCCTCGGGTCGTTCGCGCAGATGGACAACCCGACGTCCTCCGCGATCACGCGCGAACTGCTGGGCTGGGCCCCGGCCCACCCCGGTCTGATCGCCGACCTGGACGAAGGACACTACTTCCAGGCATGA